In Nitrososphaerales archaeon, the genomic stretch TTTGGTGACTTTTGTTTAGATTCCGCATATCTTTCAAGGAAGATGTGCAACAGGATCGTCACTATAGGCAGAGTACCCTTCATAAAGCCGAAGAAGAATACGTGCAGAAATGCTAGAGGAAGTCAGGCGTGGAAGCAGATGGTATCGTTATACATGGACAATGAGGATGAGTTCAACAAACATTACCATAAGAGATCACTAGTAGAAAGCGTGTTCAATGTGATAAAGGGAGTGTTCGGCAACAACCTGAATGCAAGGAAGAGAAGGATGCAGAGGAAGGAGCTGATGTTGCGAATAATTTGCTATAACATTGGGATAGTCAATTTGCAGGAGATCAAGAATAGCATGGCAGAATAGACTTTCAGGACACAGCCCTTAACGCTTTGCTTTAATGAGAAGAATCTCCTCAAAATCTAGTTTTCTTTTTTCAACAGTATCGGTTATCAATCCAAGGTCATTCATGTGTGATACCAACGCCCCATAATCCGCCAAGGTGGAGGTAACAAGTAAAATCATACCACTGTCTTTCAAGAGTCTGATTGCGTCATCTAACATTTTCACAGTGACCTCTATACCACCTTTGCCTCCATCTACCGCAAGATCATTTATTTCATCTGAAGGCAGATAAGGTGGATTTATAACTATAAGATCAAAGACCGCATTTATAGCTGATGCGGAATCACAGCAGACCACAAGATCCGCCTTCCTTCTCGCCTCTTTTAA encodes the following:
- a CDS encoding methyltransferase, which produces MNSTYYKPSDDTFLLAEFVENLRGKSALEIAAGSGYISKILKENFISVVATDIDPSALKEARRKADLVVCCDSASAINAVFDLIVINPPYLPSDEINDLAVDGGKGGIEVTVKMLDDAIRLLKDSGMILLVTSTLADYGALVSHMNDLGLITDTVEKRKLDFEEILLIKAKR
- a CDS encoding transposase; translation: FGDFCLDSAYLSRKMCNRIVTIGRVPFIKPKKNTCRNARGSQAWKQMVSLYMDNEDEFNKHYHKRSLVESVFNVIKGVFGNNLNARKRRMQRKELMLRIICYNIGIVNLQEIKNSMAE